One Prodigiosinella aquatilis DNA window includes the following coding sequences:
- the lspA gene encoding signal peptidase II → MSKSIGASGLRWLWLTLVVLVVDLGSKQWVMTHFQLGESFSLVPFFNLTYAHNLGAAFSFLADKGGWQRWLFAVIALAITVTLLVFMYRSDGRHKLNNIAYALIIGGAIGNLSDRLVHGYVIDFIDFHVNNWHYPIFNLADTSICIGALLIVLEGFFISPEKKGVKDK, encoded by the coding sequence ATGAGTAAATCAATTGGAGCAAGTGGCCTGCGTTGGCTATGGCTGACGCTGGTGGTTCTTGTGGTCGATCTCGGCAGCAAGCAGTGGGTAATGACCCATTTCCAACTGGGTGAGTCGTTCTCACTGGTGCCGTTTTTCAACCTGACTTATGCCCATAATCTGGGGGCAGCTTTCAGCTTTCTGGCCGATAAAGGTGGCTGGCAGCGTTGGCTTTTTGCCGTAATCGCATTGGCAATTACGGTAACGTTGCTGGTCTTTATGTACCGTTCAGACGGGCGTCATAAGCTGAATAATATTGCCTATGCACTGATCATCGGCGGTGCAATCGGCAATCTCTCTGATCGTCTGGTGCACGGTTATGTTATCGATTTTATTGATTTTCATGTTAATAATTGGCATTACCCGATCTTCAATCTGGCAGATACGTCTATTTGTATCGGTGCTCTGCTGATTGTGCTGGAAGGCTTTTTTATTTCGCCAGAGAAGAAGGGTGTAAAGGATAAATAG
- the rpsT gene encoding 30S ribosomal protein S20, with the protein MANIKSAKKRAVQSEKRRKHNASRRSMMRTFIKKVYAAIATGDKEAAQKAFNDMQPIVDRQASKGLIHKNKAARHKSNLAAQIGAMQ; encoded by the coding sequence TTGGCTAATATCAAATCAGCTAAGAAACGCGCCGTACAGTCTGAAAAGCGCCGCAAGCATAACGCAAGCCGTCGCTCCATGATGCGTACTTTCATCAAGAAAGTATATGCGGCGATCGCTACTGGCGATAAAGAAGCAGCACAGAAAGCGTTTAATGATATGCAACCGATTGTGGATCGTCAGGCAAGCAAAGGACTGATTCACAAAAATAAAGCCGCACGTCATAAATCTAATCTGGCCGCTCAAATCGGCGCGATGCAATAA
- the nhaA gene encoding Na+/H+ antiporter NhaA, with product MINILRRFTSLDAAAGVTLIAATLLALVMANTPFTVSAYQYFLELPVVFKLGALEINKSLLLWINDGLMAIFFLMIGLEVKRELISGTLASRSQALLPVAAAIGGMVFPALIFLLFNVYDDQTRAGWAIPAATDIAFAVGILVLLGKRVPPGLKVFLLALAIIDDLGAIIVIAIFYTHQIYWPALAGALLAVLALAYMNQQNVLKTSAYLLVGIVLWVCILKSGIHATLAGVIVGFFIPLQASDGKPSPATSLEHGLEIWVSFLIIPLFAFANAGIGLKGIELGNLFSPLVVGICAGLLLGKPIGISLCSWLVIKRGFAKLPVGVNFRQVMAVSILCGIGFTMSIFITLLAFSGGYSAFILYAKLGILLASLVAAVLGYMTLRSALPLVDDCKTEEE from the coding sequence ATGATCAATATACTTCGGCGTTTTACCAGCCTGGATGCCGCAGCAGGAGTGACTTTAATTGCGGCGACTTTACTGGCGTTGGTAATGGCCAATACGCCTTTCACTGTCTCCGCGTATCAATATTTCCTTGAACTGCCGGTGGTTTTCAAACTGGGGGCGCTGGAGATTAATAAGTCACTATTGCTGTGGATCAATGATGGTCTGATGGCCATCTTTTTTCTGATGATAGGGCTTGAGGTAAAGCGTGAGTTGATCAGTGGGACACTGGCAAGTCGTAGTCAGGCGTTATTACCTGTAGCAGCGGCTATCGGTGGTATGGTGTTCCCTGCATTGATATTTCTACTGTTTAACGTCTATGACGATCAGACTCGCGCCGGATGGGCAATCCCAGCCGCGACAGACATTGCGTTTGCCGTGGGTATTCTGGTGCTATTGGGAAAGCGCGTACCACCTGGTTTAAAGGTATTTTTGCTGGCGCTGGCGATTATTGATGATCTGGGGGCAATCATCGTTATTGCTATTTTCTATACTCACCAGATCTATTGGCCCGCATTGGCGGGGGCGTTGCTAGCCGTGTTGGCATTGGCATATATGAACCAGCAGAACGTACTGAAGACCTCGGCTTATCTGTTGGTCGGTATTGTACTTTGGGTCTGTATTCTGAAATCTGGCATACATGCTACGTTGGCTGGCGTTATTGTAGGTTTCTTCATTCCATTACAGGCGTCTGATGGTAAACCATCACCAGCGACCTCCCTGGAGCATGGATTGGAGATTTGGGTCTCTTTTCTGATTATTCCGCTATTTGCTTTTGCCAATGCTGGTATCGGGCTGAAGGGTATTGAGCTGGGGAATCTTTTTTCGCCACTGGTTGTAGGTATCTGTGCGGGATTATTACTTGGGAAACCGATTGGCATTTCCCTATGTAGCTGGCTGGTGATAAAGCGAGGATTCGCAAAGTTGCCCGTAGGCGTCAATTTCCGCCAGGTCATGGCCGTTTCCATACTGTGTGGTATCGGATTCACAATGTCGATTTTCATTACGTTGTTGGCATTTAGTGGCGGTTACTCAGCATTTATTCTGTACGCTAAGCTAGGTATTTTGCTGGCTTCATTAGTGGCCGCTGTACTAGGGTACATGACCTTAAGAAGTGCATTGCCGTTAGTTGATGATTGCAAAACAGAAGAAGAGTGA
- the nhaR gene encoding transcriptional activator NhaR encodes MTHINFNHLYYFWHVCKAGSVAGAAGALFLTPQTITGQIKTLEARLQGRLFKRKGRGLEPTELGQLVFRYADKMFALSQEMLDIVNYRKESNLLFDVGVADALSKRLVSQVLETVVTEQDHIHLRCFESTHEMLLEQLSQHKLDMILSDCPIDSSQQEGLFSLKLGECGVSFYCRQPKPGLPFPACLEQRRLLIPGRRTMLGRKLLNWFNENNIRTEILGEFDDAALMTAFGVHHDAIFVAPSLYAHEIYLQADIVEIGRMDNVQDEYYVIFAERMIQHPAVQRVCNKDFSALFQG; translated from the coding sequence ATGACTCATATCAATTTTAACCATCTCTATTATTTTTGGCATGTTTGTAAAGCGGGCTCGGTGGCCGGTGCGGCCGGGGCACTGTTTTTAACACCGCAGACTATTACCGGACAGATTAAAACATTGGAGGCGCGTTTACAGGGCCGGTTGTTCAAGCGTAAAGGGCGCGGTCTTGAGCCTACCGAACTAGGACAACTGGTGTTCCGCTATGCCGACAAGATGTTTGCGCTGAGCCAGGAAATGTTGGATATCGTTAACTATCGCAAGGAATCAAATCTGCTGTTTGATGTCGGCGTCGCTGACGCATTATCGAAACGACTGGTCAGTCAGGTGTTGGAAACGGTGGTGACTGAACAGGATCATATTCATCTGCGTTGTTTTGAATCCACCCATGAAATGTTACTGGAACAATTGAGTCAGCATAAACTGGACATGATTCTGTCGGATTGTCCCATTGATTCCAGTCAGCAGGAAGGGTTGTTTTCCCTCAAACTGGGGGAGTGTGGTGTCAGCTTTTATTGCCGTCAGCCAAAACCAGGTCTGCCATTTCCGGCCTGTCTGGAACAACGTCGGTTGTTGATCCCAGGACGCCGAACTATGCTGGGTCGTAAGTTATTGAATTGGTTTAATGAAAATAATATTCGAACGGAAATCCTGGGGGAATTTGATGATGCGGCACTGATGACCGCATTTGGCGTACATCATGACGCTATTTTTGTTGCGCCTTCCCTGTATGCCCATGAGATTTATTTGCAGGCAGATATCGTTGAAATAGGCCGTATGGATAATGTGCAGGATGAATACTATGTCATTTTTGCGGAGCGTATGATCCAGCATCCCGCAGTGCAGCGTGTCTGTAACAAAGATTTTTCCGCATTATTTCAGGGGTGA
- the dnaJ gene encoding molecular chaperone DnaJ, whose translation MAKQDYYETLGVSSSADEREIKKAYKRLAMKYHPDRNPDDKSSEAKFKEVKEAYEILTDAQKRAAYDQYGHAAFEQGGMGGGGFGGGNGADFGDIFGDVFGDIFGGNRRQRASRGADLRYNMELTLEEAVRGVTKEIRIPALEECDVCHGSGAKPGSSPVTCPTCHGNGQVQMRQGFFTVQQTCPHCHGRGKIIKDPCVKCHGHGRVEKSKTLSVKIPAGVDTGDRIRLSGEGEAGEFGAPAGDLYVQVQVRQHPIFQREDNNLYCEVPINFAMAALGGEIEVPTLDGRVKLKVPEETQTGKLFRMRGKGVKSVRGGAQGDLLCRVVVETPVKLNERQRQLLQELDESFGGPSGERNSPRSKNFFEGVKKFFDDLTR comes from the coding sequence ATGGCGAAGCAAGATTACTACGAGACGTTAGGTGTTTCCAGCAGTGCCGATGAGCGTGAAATCAAGAAGGCTTATAAGCGTTTAGCGATGAAATATCATCCGGATCGCAATCCTGATGATAAAAGCTCTGAAGCCAAGTTTAAAGAAGTCAAAGAAGCTTATGAAATTTTAACCGATGCGCAGAAACGCGCAGCTTATGACCAGTATGGCCATGCCGCATTTGAGCAAGGTGGTATGGGTGGTGGCGGTTTCGGTGGTGGTAATGGTGCCGATTTCGGTGATATTTTTGGCGACGTTTTTGGCGATATCTTTGGTGGCAATCGCCGTCAGCGTGCAAGTCGTGGTGCCGATTTACGTTATAACATGGAATTGACGCTAGAAGAGGCTGTTCGTGGCGTCACCAAAGAAATCCGTATCCCCGCGTTGGAAGAGTGTGATGTTTGCCATGGCAGCGGCGCCAAACCCGGCAGTTCACCGGTAACTTGTCCTACTTGTCATGGCAATGGTCAGGTTCAGATGCGTCAGGGCTTTTTCACGGTTCAGCAGACTTGTCCGCATTGCCATGGTCGTGGAAAAATCATTAAAGATCCCTGCGTGAAATGTCATGGTCACGGGCGTGTAGAGAAAAGCAAAACACTATCGGTTAAAATTCCGGCTGGGGTTGATACCGGTGACCGGATCCGGCTTTCTGGTGAGGGTGAAGCAGGGGAGTTTGGCGCTCCAGCCGGAGATTTGTATGTTCAGGTACAGGTCCGGCAACACCCCATCTTCCAGCGTGAAGATAATAACCTATACTGTGAAGTGCCAATAAATTTTGCCATGGCAGCGTTGGGGGGAGAGATTGAAGTCCCTACACTGGATGGGCGTGTAAAACTAAAAGTGCCAGAAGAAACACAGACTGGCAAACTGTTCAGAATGCGTGGTAAAGGCGTTAAATCAGTACGTGGCGGAGCTCAGGGTGATTTATTGTGCCGTGTTGTGGTAGAAACCCCGGTTAAGCTGAATGAGCGTCAGAGACAACTGTTACAGGAATTGGACGAAAGTTTTGGTGGTCCATCCGGTGAACGGAACAGTCCGCGCTCCAAAAACTTTTTTGAGGGTGTGAAAAAGTTCTTTGATGATTTGACCCGTTAA
- the ileS gene encoding isoleucine--tRNA ligase, translated as MSDYKTTLNLPETGFPMRGDLAKREPDMLKRWYEQDLYGIIRSAKKGKKTFILHDGPPYANGNIHIGHSVNKILKDIIVKSKGLSGYDSPYVPGWDCHGLPIELKVEQLVGKPGEKVSAAQFRQECRKYAAEQVAGQKKDFIRLGVLGDWDHPYLTMDFKTEANIIRALGKIIDNGHLHKGAKPVHWCADCGSALAEAEVEYYDKTSPSIDVAFQAIDAAAVAAKFGVSQVDGPLSLVIWTTTPWTLPANRAIALNAEFSYQLVQVEGKALILAADLVESVMARVGITHWVVLGDCTGSDLELLRFQHPFMGFDVPVILGDHVTLEAGTGAVHTAGGHGPDDYVISQKYNLEIANPVGPNGCYLSGTYPELDGKFVFKANDLIVEILRDKGALLHVEKLLHSYPCCWRHKTPIIFRATPQWFVSMDQKGLRQQSLAEIKGVQWIPDWGQARIEAMVANRPDWCISRQRTWGVPMSLFVHKDTEVLHPRTSELIEEVAKRVEQDGIQAWWDLDAAELLGSEAADYVKVPDTLDVWFDSGSTHASVVDVRPEFAGHAADMYLEGSDQHRGWFMSSLMISTAIKGKAPYRQVLTHGFTVDGQGRKMSKSIGNTVSPQAVMDKLGADILRLWIGSTDYSGEIAVSDEILKRSADAYRRIRNTARFLLANLNGFDPVQHMVQPQDMVVLDRWAVGCAQAAQQEIVEAYESYDFHRVVQRLMQFCSIEMGSFYLDIIKDRQYTAQSDSVARRSCQTALYHIAEALVRWMAPIMSFTADEIWGYLPGKRAQYVFTEEWYDGLFGLDSAETMNDAFWDEILKVRSEVNKVIEQARNDKRIGGSLEASVTLYADAELADKLNRLQRELHFALLTSKAVVALYEDAPAQAQQSELSGLKIVLSKAEGDKCPRCWHYELDIGTHAEYPEICGRCATNIGGNGEERKFV; from the coding sequence ATGAGTGACTATAAGACTACCCTGAATTTGCCGGAAACAGGGTTCCCGATGCGTGGCGATCTGGCCAAGCGCGAACCTGACATGCTGAAACGTTGGTATGAACAGGATTTGTACGGGATTATTCGCAGCGCCAAAAAGGGTAAGAAAACCTTTATTCTTCACGACGGCCCTCCGTATGCGAATGGCAATATTCATATTGGTCACTCAGTTAACAAGATTCTGAAAGACATTATTGTTAAGTCCAAAGGACTCTCCGGTTATGACTCTCCTTATGTTCCGGGCTGGGACTGCCATGGATTGCCGATTGAGCTGAAAGTTGAACAGCTGGTGGGTAAACCGGGAGAAAAAGTCAGTGCGGCGCAGTTCCGTCAGGAATGCCGGAAATATGCCGCAGAACAAGTCGCTGGGCAGAAGAAGGATTTTATCCGTCTTGGGGTTCTGGGTGACTGGGATCATCCGTACCTGACCATGGATTTTAAAACTGAAGCCAATATTATCCGTGCACTCGGCAAAATCATTGATAACGGTCATTTGCATAAAGGCGCGAAACCGGTGCACTGGTGTGCCGATTGTGGTTCTGCACTGGCTGAAGCGGAAGTGGAATATTACGACAAAACGTCACCTTCTATTGATGTGGCTTTCCAGGCTATTGATGCAGCGGCCGTGGCGGCAAAATTTGGTGTTAGTCAGGTAGATGGTCCGCTGTCATTGGTGATCTGGACGACAACGCCCTGGACGCTGCCCGCTAACCGTGCGATTGCGCTGAATGCGGAGTTCAGTTACCAACTGGTCCAGGTTGAAGGCAAGGCATTAATTCTGGCGGCTGATCTGGTTGAGAGTGTGATGGCCCGTGTGGGTATTACTCACTGGGTCGTTCTGGGGGATTGTACTGGTAGCGATCTAGAACTGTTACGCTTCCAGCATCCATTCATGGGTTTTGATGTCCCGGTTATTCTTGGTGACCATGTGACGCTGGAGGCGGGTACTGGTGCAGTACACACTGCGGGTGGCCACGGTCCGGACGACTATGTGATCAGCCAGAAATACAATCTGGAAATCGCCAACCCGGTTGGGCCGAACGGCTGTTACCTGAGTGGAACTTACCCCGAACTGGATGGCAAGTTTGTCTTTAAAGCGAACGATCTGATTGTTGAGATCCTGCGTGATAAAGGCGCATTGCTGCATGTAGAAAAACTGCTACACAGCTATCCATGCTGCTGGCGTCATAAAACCCCTATCATTTTCCGCGCCACGCCGCAGTGGTTTGTCAGCATGGATCAGAAAGGGCTGCGTCAACAATCTTTGGCTGAAATCAAAGGGGTACAATGGATACCGGATTGGGGGCAGGCGCGGATTGAAGCGATGGTCGCCAACCGTCCTGACTGGTGTATTTCCCGCCAGCGTACCTGGGGCGTACCAATGTCACTGTTTGTCCACAAGGACACAGAAGTATTGCATCCGCGTACCAGCGAGCTGATTGAGGAAGTTGCCAAGCGTGTTGAGCAAGATGGTATTCAAGCCTGGTGGGATCTCGATGCGGCTGAGCTGCTGGGCTCTGAAGCCGCTGATTATGTGAAAGTCCCTGACACGCTTGATGTGTGGTTTGACTCCGGTTCCACACATGCTTCGGTAGTGGATGTGCGCCCTGAGTTTGCCGGTCACGCTGCCGATATGTATCTGGAAGGTTCTGACCAGCACCGCGGCTGGTTTATGTCTTCACTGATGATTTCCACGGCGATTAAAGGCAAAGCGCCTTATCGGCAGGTATTGACTCATGGTTTCACCGTGGATGGTCAGGGACGCAAGATGTCGAAATCCATCGGCAATACGGTGAGCCCACAGGCGGTGATGGACAAACTGGGTGCGGATATTCTTCGACTGTGGATCGGGTCTACTGATTACTCGGGTGAGATCGCCGTTTCTGATGAAATTCTGAAACGTTCAGCTGATGCCTATCGCCGTATCCGCAACACGGCCCGCTTCCTGCTGGCCAACCTAAATGGTTTCGACCCCGTACAGCACATGGTGCAGCCGCAGGATATGGTGGTTCTGGACCGTTGGGCCGTGGGATGCGCGCAAGCTGCACAACAGGAAATTGTCGAAGCGTATGAAAGTTACGATTTCCATCGGGTAGTACAACGTCTGATGCAGTTCTGCTCGATTGAGATGGGTTCTTTCTATCTTGATATCATCAAGGATCGTCAATACACCGCGCAAAGTGACAGTGTGGCACGCCGCAGTTGTCAGACTGCGCTGTATCATATTGCTGAAGCGTTGGTACGTTGGATGGCTCCGATCATGTCCTTTACGGCTGATGAAATCTGGGGTTATCTGCCAGGCAAACGTGCGCAGTATGTCTTTACCGAAGAGTGGTATGACGGCCTGTTTGGATTGGACAGTGCCGAAACCATGAATGACGCTTTCTGGGATGAAATATTGAAAGTGCGTTCGGAAGTGAACAAAGTGATTGAGCAAGCGCGTAACGATAAACGTATTGGTGGTTCGCTGGAAGCGTCTGTCACGTTGTATGCCGATGCTGAATTAGCTGACAAACTGAACCGTTTGCAGCGAGAACTGCATTTTGCCCTGCTGACATCCAAAGCGGTGGTGGCACTTTACGAAGATGCACCTGCACAGGCACAACAGAGTGAATTATCGGGCCTGAAAATTGTCCTCAGTAAAGCTGAAGGGGATAAGTGTCCGCGTTGTTGGCATTATGAGTTGGATATCGGTACCCATGCCGAATATCCTGAAATTTGTGGTCGCTGCGCGACCAATATTGGCGGCAATGGCGAAGAGCGTAAATTTGTCTGA
- the fkpB gene encoding FKBP-type peptidyl-prolyl cis-trans isomerase, whose amino-acid sequence MVQRVQANSAVLVHFTLTLEEGSVAEDTRESGKPALFRLGDDSLSAELEQQLLGLQAGDTRQFSLSPESAFGPSNPDLVQFFLRRDFAQTGVPEVGTIMLFSGVGGDDMPGIIREVAEESITVDFNHPLAGHTVTFDVEVLAVDPPAQQEVGHENIVS is encoded by the coding sequence ATGGTACAACGAGTGCAAGCTAACAGTGCAGTGCTGGTCCATTTCACTCTGACGCTGGAAGAGGGGTCAGTGGCTGAGGATACCCGTGAAAGCGGTAAACCGGCGCTGTTCCGGCTGGGAGACGACAGTCTGTCGGCTGAATTGGAGCAGCAACTGCTGGGTCTACAGGCAGGAGATACGCGTCAGTTCAGCTTGTCACCGGAGTCTGCTTTCGGCCCTTCGAATCCTGATTTGGTTCAGTTCTTCCTACGTCGTGATTTTGCGCAGACCGGTGTACCTGAAGTCGGTACGATCATGTTGTTCAGCGGCGTAGGTGGCGATGATATGCCGGGTATTATCCGTGAGGTGGCAGAGGAATCCATTACTGTGGATTTCAACCACCCGCTGGCCGGACATACTGTTACTTTTGATGTGGAAGTTCTGGCTGTTGATCCGCCCGCACAGCAGGAGGTGGGTCATGAAAATATTGTTAGCTAA
- the ispH gene encoding 4-hydroxy-3-methylbut-2-enyl diphosphate reductase codes for MKILLANPRGFCAGVDRAISIVERALEVYGAPIYVRHEVVHNRYVVDGLRERGAVFIEQIEDVPDGAILIFSAHGVSQSVRTEAKNRDLTVFDATCPLVTKVHMEVARSSRKGTEAILIGHAGHPEVEGTMGQYNNPDGGMYLVEGPEDVWKLQVKDEANLCFMTQTTLSVDDTSAVIDALRERFPLIIGPRKDDICYATTNRQEAARSLATQADVVLVVGSKNSSNSNRLAELAQRVGKPSYLIDFAEDIKEEWFKGVVCVGVTAGASAPDILVQQVVKRLQSLGGQVAVEMQGCEENIVFEVPKELRISVKRVD; via the coding sequence ATGAAAATATTGTTAGCTAACCCGCGCGGTTTCTGTGCGGGCGTCGATCGTGCTATCAGCATTGTTGAGCGGGCACTGGAAGTGTATGGCGCACCGATTTATGTTCGTCATGAAGTTGTGCATAACCGCTATGTGGTGGATGGATTGCGGGAACGTGGTGCAGTTTTTATTGAGCAGATTGAGGACGTGCCTGATGGGGCGATTTTGATCTTTTCTGCACATGGCGTTTCTCAATCAGTACGCACCGAAGCGAAAAACCGTGACCTCACCGTTTTTGATGCCACCTGTCCACTGGTGACCAAAGTGCATATGGAGGTGGCTCGTTCCAGTCGGAAAGGGACGGAAGCCATTCTGATCGGTCACGCAGGTCATCCTGAAGTGGAAGGCACCATGGGGCAATATAATAACCCTGATGGTGGAATGTATCTGGTTGAAGGGCCGGAAGATGTCTGGAAATTGCAGGTGAAGGATGAAGCCAACCTGTGCTTTATGACGCAAACCACGTTATCGGTAGATGATACGTCTGCGGTGATTGATGCATTGCGTGAACGTTTCCCGTTGATTATTGGCCCACGTAAAGATGACATATGCTATGCGACGACCAATCGCCAGGAAGCGGCCAGAAGTCTGGCTACGCAAGCTGATGTGGTGCTGGTGGTGGGGTCGAAAAACTCGTCCAATTCCAATCGTCTGGCGGAGTTGGCGCAGCGAGTGGGTAAACCTTCTTACCTGATTGATTTTGCTGAGGATATCAAGGAAGAATGGTTCAAGGGTGTGGTTTGTGTCGGGGTGACTGCGGGCGCTTCGGCACCGGATATTCTGGTTCAGCAGGTTGTGAAACGCTTACAATCTCTGGGTGGGCAGGTTGCGGTTGAAATGCAAGGCTGTGAAGAAAACATTGTTTTTGAAGTGCCTAAAGAACTGCGTATATCGGTGAAGCGAGTCGACTGA
- the dapB gene encoding 4-hydroxy-tetrahydrodipicolinate reductase produces MKDASIRIAVAGAGGRMGRQLIQAVEQMTGAVLGAALERPGSSLIGVDAGELAGLGKLNVAVSGSLDAIKDDFDVLIDFTRPEGTLTHLAFCRQHAKSMIIGTTGFDEQGKDAIRQAAADIGIVFAANFSVGVNVMLKLLEKTAKVMGDYTDIEIIEAHHRHKVDAPSGTALAMGEAIAGALGRSLKDCAVYTREGYTGERDPKSIGFATVRAGDIVGEHTAMFADVGERIEITHKASSRMTFANGAVRAALWLNAHNYGLFDMKDVLGLDDL; encoded by the coding sequence ATGAAGGATGCATCAATTCGGATTGCGGTTGCTGGCGCTGGCGGCCGTATGGGCCGCCAACTGATTCAGGCTGTTGAGCAAATGACAGGTGCTGTGTTAGGTGCCGCATTGGAGCGCCCGGGATCGTCTCTGATTGGCGTGGATGCCGGAGAGCTGGCGGGCCTGGGAAAACTGAATGTTGCGGTTTCCGGCAGTCTTGATGCCATAAAGGATGATTTCGATGTTCTGATCGATTTTACTCGTCCTGAAGGCACGCTTACTCATTTGGCGTTTTGCCGCCAGCATGCCAAATCCATGATTATTGGTACTACGGGTTTTGATGAACAGGGCAAAGACGCTATCCGGCAAGCGGCAGCGGATATTGGTATCGTTTTTGCCGCTAATTTCAGTGTCGGCGTTAATGTCATGCTCAAGCTACTGGAGAAGACGGCGAAAGTGATGGGTGATTACACCGATATTGAAATCATCGAGGCGCATCACCGCCATAAAGTAGATGCTCCGTCTGGTACTGCACTGGCAATGGGTGAGGCAATCGCTGGTGCATTGGGGCGTTCTCTAAAGGATTGTGCGGTTTATACACGTGAAGGGTATACCGGTGAACGCGACCCAAAAAGCATTGGTTTCGCCACCGTGCGTGCCGGGGACATTGTGGGAGAACACACGGCAATGTTTGCTGATGTTGGTGAGCGTATAGAGATAACCCACAAGGCTTCCAGTCGCATGACATTCGCAAATGGTGCTGTTAGGGCAGCATTGTGGTTAAATGCTCATAATTATGGTCTTTTTGATATGAAAGATGTGCTTGGTTTGGATGATTTGTGA
- the ribF gene encoding bifunctional riboflavin kinase/FAD synthetase, with product MQLIRGIHNLQARHYGCVLTIGNFDGVHRGHQILLEHLKQEGRARGLPVMVMIFEPQPLELFAGEKAPARLTRLRDKVNYLAQAGIDYLLCVKFDAHFAANHAQTFISRLLVEKLGVKFLVVGDDFRFGAGREGDFLLLQKAGLELGFDVISTATFCQGGRRVSSTAVREALSQDDLALAEDLLGHPYRISGRVVHGNELGRTIGFPTANLPLKRQVSPISGVYAVSVYGLGETPLPGVANIGTRPTVTGDKHQQLEVHLLDVTLDLYGRHIDVVMRKKLRNEQRFASIDILKQQIANDVVAAREFFGLKTPV from the coding sequence ATGCAGCTAATCCGCGGTATACACAATCTTCAGGCACGCCATTATGGCTGTGTGCTTACTATTGGCAATTTTGATGGTGTCCACCGCGGGCACCAGATCCTGCTCGAACACCTTAAACAGGAAGGACGGGCCCGTGGTTTACCGGTGATGGTGATGATCTTTGAACCTCAACCGCTGGAGCTATTTGCGGGAGAAAAAGCCCCGGCTCGTCTAACACGCCTGCGGGACAAGGTCAATTATCTGGCTCAGGCCGGCATTGATTATCTGTTATGTGTGAAATTTGATGCCCATTTCGCCGCCAATCATGCCCAAACTTTCATCTCCCGCCTGTTGGTTGAAAAGCTGGGTGTGAAATTTCTGGTCGTAGGGGATGACTTCCGGTTCGGGGCTGGTCGCGAAGGCGATTTCCTGTTATTACAGAAAGCTGGCCTTGAACTGGGTTTTGACGTTATCAGCACCGCCACTTTTTGTCAGGGTGGCAGAAGAGTCAGTAGTACTGCCGTGCGTGAAGCACTTAGCCAGGATGATCTGGCCCTGGCAGAAGATCTACTGGGGCATCCTTACCGTATTTCAGGGCGCGTAGTACATGGCAACGAGCTGGGAAGAACTATTGGTTTTCCTACCGCTAATTTACCGTTAAAACGACAGGTATCACCAATAAGTGGTGTCTATGCGGTGAGCGTTTATGGTCTGGGAGAAACGCCGCTACCCGGGGTTGCCAATATTGGCACGCGTCCTACGGTAACGGGAGACAAGCATCAGCAGTTGGAGGTACATCTGCTGGATGTTACGCTGGATCTGTATGGTCGACATATCGATGTAGTAATGCGTAAAAAATTGCGCAATGAACAGCGTTTTGCTTCGATTGATATTCTTAAGCAGCAAATCGCTAATGACGTGGTGGCGGCCCGTGAATTCTTCGGGCTAAAGACACCGGTTTAA